The genomic region ATCAACGCCATCTTCGCGTCGACGTGGCGTTGTCCGAAGGGCACGAGATCGGTGAAGGTGTCGATGCGGTCCACCTCGACCCGGTGCCCGGCTCGGCGGCGGTACTCCTCGACGAACAGCTCGGCCAACCGCAGTGAGCGCGAATCAGCGCCCCGCGGCGACCCGTTGATCAGCAGTAACCGCGACACGTCACGGCTCCTCTCCATTTACGGAACGTTGTTCCGTATTTTCAACCGCATGTTCCGGAACGCTATTCCGCAAGTAGGATGGCCGGGTGCCGGACGAGGACCGCGACGGGTGGCGGACGCAACGCGAAACCGCCGCCCGCAACGAGTCGAAAGTGCTCGAGGCGACCCGCGAACTGCTCCGCTCCCCCGACGCGACGGACGTCGACATGCGGGTCATCGCGCAGCGCGCGGGCGTCGGCGTCGGAACCCTCTACCGCCGCTTCGGCGACAAGGCCGGCCTGCTGGCCGCCGTGATCGGGCGCGACGAGAACCGGCTGCAGCAGGCCGTGCTCAACGGGCAGCCGCCGCTCGGGCCGGGCGCCCCGCCCGCCGACCGGTTGACCGCGTTTCTCGACGCGCTGGTGAACCTGACCGACCGCAACCTCGGCGTGCTGCTCGTCACCGATCTGACGCCGCCCGGCCGCCTGAAGATCGGTGCCTACCAGGGCTGGCGACTGTACCTGGTCACCCTGCTGCGTGAGCTGCGACCCGACCTCGACGCCAAGGACGCCGGATGGCACGCCGATCTGCTGCTGGCCACCGTCGATCCGCAGCTGTTCGCCTACCAGCGCCGCGAACTGGGGATGAGCAGAGACCGCATCGCCCGCAACGCCAGGGCCCTGGCGACCGCGATCACGCGACGGTGAGCCGCCCGCCGACCCCTCGGTGACCGGTGGCGAGCACCGCCTCATAGTGGCCGAGCAGCTCGTCGCACAGCGCGGGCCAGGTGCGGGTCAGCACGCTGCGGCGGGCGGCGACGGCGTAGCGGCGGCGGTACGCGAGCAGGTGGTCGACGGCGCCGGACAGCCCGCGCTCGAACTCGGCGACGGGCAGCAGCAGGCCCGTCCGCGCGGGGGTGACCAGATCACGCGGCCCACCGGCGTCGGGCGCGACAACGGGCAGGCCGGACGCCATCGCCTCCTGCACGGCCTGACAGAACGTCTCGTGTTCGCCCGGATGCACGAACACGTCCATGCTGGCGTAGCCGGCGGCCAGCTGCGCTCCGTGCAGGGCTCCGGTGAAAACAGCTGTCGGCAATAGTCTTTCGAGCCGGGCGCGCTCGACGCCGTCGCCGACCACCACCAGCTGCAGATCCGCGCGCCTGCCCAGCACCGCCAGCCGTTCGACGTGTTTCTCCGGGGCCAGGCGGCCGACGAACCCGACGATCGGCCTGCCCTGCGGCGACCACCGGCGGCGCAGCGCGTCGTCGCGGTTCGACGGCGCGAACCCGGTGACGTCCACGCCGCGGCCCCACCGGTAGACGCGCGGAACACCGTGTCCGACAAGGTCCTCGATCGCGGCGGTGGACGGGGCGAGGGTGCGGTCGGCGCGGCGGTGCAGGTGCCGCGTCCACGCCCACGCGCCGCGGGCGGCGAACCCGAGGCCGTAGCTCTGCGCGAATCCCGCCACGTCGGTCTGGTACACCGCGACCGTCGGCACACCGAGCCGCCGCGCGGCCAGCAACCCGCCGTAACCGAGCAGCGCAGGCGAGGCCAGATGCACCACGTCGGGACTGAAACCCCGCAGTACGTTGACGATTCGCGGCCGGGGCAGACCCACCGGCAGCGAGGTGATCCCCGGGACCATGTTCGACGGGACCCGGTGCACACGCACACCGTCGTGCAACCGGTCGGCCGCCGGGTGGCCGCGCGGGGTGTCGGGGGCGATGACCAGAGCCTCGTGGCCGGTGCGGCGCAGGTGCTCGAGCACCCGCAGCACCGAGTTGGTGACGCCGTTGACGTTCGGCAGGAACGATTCCGCGACGATCGCTACGCGCATGCCCGAATGCTTTCCGCCGCGACTGTCGGCGCGGTTGCCGGCAGGCGGACGGCACACGAAAACCCGGTGGCGATCGTTGTATCGTGCCGACGTGCGCAGATGTCGGGCGGTGGTGGTGACGATGCTGGTCGCACTGGTCGCCGTGGTCGGCTGCACCAAGCAGATCGACGGCACCGCACTGCGGGATCCCGTACCGGCGCCGCTGGGTGTCAGCCGCGACGGCTACGGCGTGGTCGCCGGCTTCGACAGCGCGCCGTACCACATCGAGATCTTCACCGAACCCCAGTGCAACCACTGCGCCGATCTGCAGGCCGACTTCGGCGACCAGTTGCGCTACTACATCGACACGGGGGCGCTTCAGGTCACCTACCGGCCGCTGACCTTCCTCGACGACAGACCCGGCGGGCACTCGGCGCGGGTGGCCAACGCGCTGTTCCTGGCCGCCGAGTCCGGGGCATCCGGCGCGCCGTTCCAGCGGTTCGTCCAGCAGTTGTGGGCCCACCAGGAACCCGGCGGGCCCGGCCCCAGCGACGACGAGATGGCCGAGATGGCCCGCGCGGCGGGCATGCCCGGGGAGGCCGCGGACCGGATCGCCTCAGGTGGTCCGGCGGTCGACGTCGCCGATATGGACACGGTGAACTTCGGCTACCTCTACGAGATCGACAACCTCACCACCGGAACACCCACCGTCTACGACCTGGTCGCCGACAAGCGCCTCGACATCTACGACGACGACTGGCTTGTCAGGCTGATGCAGTCCTGACGGTGTCGCGCCGGGCGATGGCCCGCTCGATCAGCGTGACCAGGCCGAGCAGGGCGGCCGCGACCAACCAGCCGACCACCGCGATCGAACCGGCCGGGATGATCGCCAGCGACGCGTTACGGTCTTGCACGCGAACGAGATCCGGGTTGTTGATGTCGTATTCGACGTAGATCCTCATCCCGGTCTCGAGCTCGGAGGGATACAGCACCCCCAGCTCCGGGCGGTAGGTGATCCGGTCGGGGGTGACGAACTCGATGGTCGAGCGGCGCGGTCCGGCCGACAGCACCTCGGCGGCGGCCACCCCCATGTGCCGCTCGATCTGGCGGTCGTTGCGCCACGCGCCCAGCACCATCAGCACCGACTGCAGCGTCACCAGGCAGGCGATGATGACGATGCCCATCCGGATACGGCGGAAGA from Mycolicibacterium phlei harbors:
- a CDS encoding TetR/AcrR family transcriptional regulator; protein product: MPDEDRDGWRTQRETAARNESKVLEATRELLRSPDATDVDMRVIAQRAGVGVGTLYRRFGDKAGLLAAVIGRDENRLQQAVLNGQPPLGPGAPPADRLTAFLDALVNLTDRNLGVLLVTDLTPPGRLKIGAYQGWRLYLVTLLRELRPDLDAKDAGWHADLLLATVDPQLFAYQRRELGMSRDRIARNARALATAITRR
- a CDS encoding glycosyltransferase family 4 protein; translation: MRVAIVAESFLPNVNGVTNSVLRVLEHLRRTGHEALVIAPDTPRGHPAADRLHDGVRVHRVPSNMVPGITSLPVGLPRPRIVNVLRGFSPDVVHLASPALLGYGGLLAARRLGVPTVAVYQTDVAGFAQSYGLGFAARGAWAWTRHLHRRADRTLAPSTAAIEDLVGHGVPRVYRWGRGVDVTGFAPSNRDDALRRRWSPQGRPIVGFVGRLAPEKHVERLAVLGRRADLQLVVVGDGVERARLERLLPTAVFTGALHGAQLAAGYASMDVFVHPGEHETFCQAVQEAMASGLPVVAPDAGGPRDLVTPARTGLLLPVAEFERGLSGAVDHLLAYRRRYAVAARRSVLTRTWPALCDELLGHYEAVLATGHRGVGGRLTVA
- a CDS encoding DsbA family protein, with the protein product MRRCRAVVVTMLVALVAVVGCTKQIDGTALRDPVPAPLGVSRDGYGVVAGFDSAPYHIEIFTEPQCNHCADLQADFGDQLRYYIDTGALQVTYRPLTFLDDRPGGHSARVANALFLAAESGASGAPFQRFVQQLWAHQEPGGPGPSDDEMAEMARAAGMPGEAADRIASGGPAVDVADMDTVNFGYLYEIDNLTTGTPTVYDLVADKRLDIYDDDWLVRLMQS
- a CDS encoding DUF3592 domain-containing protein, translated to MFADPNETRRDRIFRRIRMGIVIIACLVTLQSVLMVLGAWRNDRQIERHMGVAAAEVLSAGPRRSTIEFVTPDRITYRPELGVLYPSELETGMRIYVEYDINNPDLVRVQDRNASLAIIPAGSIAVVGWLVAAALLGLVTLIERAIARRDTVRTASA